The Sulfitobacter sp. S223 genome has a window encoding:
- a CDS encoding heparinase II/III family protein, translating to MIQFPRLSAYRTRVLNQLHARLATRASGQARGFVSSPEPRTIGSFARGRQLAAGNFLFAGSLITAPDQTPWEVEAPDTAFAQALHGFAWLDDLAAVGDSPSRSAAQRWLWQWIELYGNGRGPGWTPDLTGRRLIRWINHALFVLHGSGEAAPDSEAFYRSLMQQTRFLSKRWHAAAPGLARFEALTGLIYAGLSLEGLEALADPAIKALARECDAQIDAQGGLPTRNPEELLDVFTLLTWAAAALSDAGRGTPQPHLAAIDRIAPTLRTLRHADGGLARFHGGGRGAEGWLDHALAASGVRTMQSEGLSMGYARLSAGRTSIIIDASPPPGGTASANAHASTLAFELTSGRRPLIVNCGSGASFGLDWRRAGRATPSHSTLVLGGYSSARLETADRRTGVEALIDGPTRVPVEITPVSDGMKFEGGHDGYALTHGLTHARTLELTSDGRAVAGEDMLVALEEAEKRRFDRAVDRTKLKGIGFEIRFHLHPEVDATLDLGGAAVSMALKSGEIWVFRHDGTAEIRLEPGAYLEATRLKPRAAQQIVLTGRAINPVTRVRWSLSKAQETAIGVRDLERDDPYLDAD from the coding sequence ATGATCCAGTTTCCCCGATTGAGCGCATATCGCACGCGCGTCTTGAACCAGTTGCACGCCCGTCTGGCGACCCGTGCATCAGGCCAAGCCCGTGGTTTTGTCTCTTCGCCAGAGCCGCGCACAATCGGTTCGTTTGCGCGGGGACGGCAGTTGGCAGCGGGCAATTTCCTGTTTGCCGGCAGCCTGATCACGGCGCCCGATCAGACCCCCTGGGAGGTCGAAGCCCCCGACACAGCATTTGCGCAGGCCCTGCATGGTTTCGCGTGGCTGGATGATTTGGCCGCTGTCGGTGACAGCCCGTCGCGCAGTGCTGCGCAGCGCTGGCTATGGCAATGGATCGAGCTTTACGGCAACGGACGCGGTCCGGGGTGGACGCCGGATTTGACGGGGCGACGATTGATCCGCTGGATCAACCACGCGCTTTTTGTACTGCATGGCAGCGGTGAAGCCGCCCCTGACAGTGAGGCGTTCTACCGATCGCTCATGCAGCAAACGCGATTCTTGTCCAAGCGGTGGCACGCCGCAGCGCCGGGACTGGCGCGTTTCGAGGCGCTTACGGGGCTAATTTATGCGGGGCTATCGTTGGAGGGGCTGGAGGCGTTGGCCGATCCCGCGATCAAAGCGCTCGCGCGGGAATGCGATGCGCAGATTGATGCGCAGGGCGGTCTGCCGACCCGAAATCCCGAAGAATTGCTGGATGTATTTACCCTGCTCACATGGGCCGCAGCTGCATTGTCGGATGCTGGGCGTGGCACGCCGCAGCCGCATCTGGCGGCGATTGATCGTATCGCTCCCACCCTGCGCACCTTGCGTCACGCAGATGGTGGGTTGGCGCGGTTCCATGGTGGTGGCCGCGGCGCCGAAGGATGGCTGGACCACGCGCTGGCCGCTTCCGGCGTACGAACCATGCAGTCCGAGGGGCTGTCGATGGGCTACGCACGCCTATCAGCGGGCCGGACGAGTATTATCATTGATGCCAGTCCGCCGCCCGGCGGTACCGCGTCGGCCAACGCGCATGCATCAACACTCGCCTTTGAACTAACCTCGGGGCGCCGCCCGTTGATTGTGAATTGCGGCTCTGGTGCGTCATTCGGTTTGGATTGGCGGCGGGCGGGGCGCGCAACCCCTTCGCACTCAACCCTTGTTTTGGGCGGCTATTCCAGCGCGCGTCTGGAAACCGCAGACAGGCGCACAGGTGTTGAAGCGCTGATTGACGGACCAACCCGCGTTCCAGTTGAGATCACACCAGTGAGCGACGGCATGAAGTTTGAAGGTGGACATGATGGCTATGCCCTCACCCACGGTTTGACCCATGCACGTACGCTGGAACTAACCAGTGATGGCCGCGCGGTGGCAGGTGAAGACATGTTGGTGGCGCTCGAAGAGGCTGAAAAACGTCGGTTTGACCGCGCAGTTGACCGAACAAAACTCAAAGGCATCGGTTTTGAGATCCGCTTTCACCTGCATCCCGAAGTCGACGCGACACTTGATTTAGGCGGAGCGGCAGTGTCGATGGCGCTAAAGTCCGGTGAAATATGGGTTTTCCGGCATGATGGCACGGCAGAAATCAGGCTGGAGCCAGGCGCATATCTTGAGGCGACCCGTCTGAAACCACGTGCAGCGCAGCAGATTGTTTTGACCGGACGTGCGATAAATCCTGTAACGCGGGTCCGCTGGTCCTTGTCCAAAGCGCAGGAAACTGCGATTGGCGTGCGTGATTTGGAACGGGATGACCCGTATCTTGACGCTGACTGA
- a CDS encoding phosphate/phosphite/phosphonate ABC transporter substrate-binding protein, which translates to MIASLMMYARPELDVALSAYWRCIRARLAERGIASPETLSQTTAEFDVWEDPGLVLSQTCGMPYRTRLHSSVQLVGTPDYALEGMPAGYYCSAIVVRADDPREDLRAFSNARMVFNMAHSQSGFAAFYTHAKAAGFWFASRVQSDGHVNSARMIAQGTADIAAIDAQTWRLIQRHEPWANKLRVLEYTTPTPGLPYITGPQQNATAVSEAVRESINDLSAEGRSMLDLNGLVTIPKSAYMAIPNPPIEARL; encoded by the coding sequence GTGATCGCTTCCTTAATGATGTACGCGCGGCCTGAACTTGACGTCGCACTTAGCGCCTATTGGCGTTGTATACGTGCGCGTCTGGCCGAACGGGGCATCGCCTCTCCCGAAACGCTATCACAGACAACGGCGGAGTTTGATGTCTGGGAAGACCCCGGGCTGGTGCTGAGCCAGACGTGCGGGATGCCGTACCGGACAAGGTTACACAGCTCCGTCCAGCTTGTCGGTACACCCGATTACGCCCTAGAGGGAATGCCAGCGGGGTATTACTGTTCAGCCATTGTCGTGCGTGCGGATGATCCGCGTGAAGACCTGCGCGCGTTTTCCAACGCGCGCATGGTGTTTAACATGGCACATTCGCAATCCGGTTTTGCTGCATTTTACACCCACGCAAAGGCTGCCGGTTTCTGGTTTGCCTCGCGTGTGCAAAGCGACGGGCACGTCAATTCGGCACGGATGATTGCCCAAGGCACTGCCGACATCGCTGCCATTGATGCGCAGACTTGGCGGCTGATCCAGCGCCATGAACCTTGGGCAAATAAGCTGCGGGTGCTGGAGTATACCACCCCGACACCCGGCCTGCCCTATATCACCGGACCGCAGCAGAATGCGACAGCAGTGTCAGAGGCTGTCAGAGAATCAATCAATGATCTTTCTGCAGAAGGTCGGAGCATGCTTGATCTGAACGGGTTGGTGACCATCCCGAAAAGCGCATACATGGCGATACCGAACCCGCCAATTGAAGCCCGGCTTTAG
- a CDS encoding RsmB/NOP family class I SAM-dependent RNA methyltransferase translates to MSDTGVSARKSAVFLLDQILGEGKLMSELLGAGVLDRLPADDRARAQRLAQDTLRGLERADRILQKHLNKYPPLTVRNALRIGTVELCTGGAAHGVVNAMVSVVAGDRHLSHLKGLTNAVLRKVAAEGPDAWSARRAPRLPKWLRGPLVEAWGADAIAAIETAHFKGAPLDLTAKGDPAELAARLDGTLMPTGSVRLYGGGQVSAMEGFAEGDWWVQDAAAALPALILNAQPGEVVADLCAAPGGKTMQLATTGAEVRAVDDNHSRMQRVKENLARTGLTARTFIKDARQFQGEFDAILLDAPCSATGTIRRHPDLPHAKDGSDFGALIELQEELLDHAWSLVKPGGRMVFCTCSLLPDEGEVQIDEALERHGDMIVDRAALDLPGIDPVWISSEGGLRLRPDFWAEQGGMDGFYIVCLRKAA, encoded by the coding sequence ATGTCAGACACCGGCGTATCGGCGCGGAAATCCGCCGTTTTCCTTCTCGACCAGATTTTGGGCGAGGGCAAACTCATGTCCGAGCTTCTTGGTGCAGGGGTATTGGACAGGCTGCCAGCGGATGACCGTGCGCGGGCGCAGCGCCTTGCCCAGGACACGCTCCGCGGTTTGGAGCGTGCGGACCGCATCCTACAGAAGCATCTGAATAAATACCCACCGCTGACAGTGCGCAATGCCCTGCGCATCGGTACGGTCGAGCTGTGCACAGGCGGCGCGGCGCATGGCGTTGTAAACGCAATGGTGTCCGTGGTCGCGGGTGACCGCCACCTGAGCCACCTCAAGGGCCTGACAAATGCTGTCTTGCGCAAGGTTGCCGCAGAAGGCCCAGACGCATGGAGCGCACGCCGCGCCCCGCGTTTGCCCAAGTGGTTGCGCGGCCCGCTGGTCGAAGCTTGGGGCGCAGATGCCATTGCGGCGATCGAAACTGCGCACTTCAAGGGTGCGCCTCTTGATCTCACCGCCAAAGGTGATCCCGCTGAGCTGGCTGCCCGTCTGGATGGCACGCTTATGCCGACAGGTTCTGTGCGTCTTTATGGTGGCGGGCAGGTTTCCGCGATGGAGGGCTTTGCAGAGGGTGATTGGTGGGTGCAAGATGCCGCAGCTGCCTTGCCTGCGCTTATCCTGAACGCGCAACCCGGCGAAGTGGTTGCCGATCTCTGTGCCGCGCCCGGCGGTAAAACGATGCAGCTTGCAACCACAGGTGCAGAAGTGCGCGCGGTGGATGACAACCATTCGCGCATGCAGCGCGTAAAAGAGAACCTTGCCCGCACCGGTCTGACCGCACGCACCTTTATCAAGGATGCCCGTCAGTTTCAGGGGGAGTTCGATGCGATTCTGCTTGATGCACCCTGTTCGGCGACAGGTACAATTCGTCGCCATCCTGATTTGCCCCATGCAAAAGACGGATCGGACTTCGGCGCACTTATCGAATTGCAAGAAGAACTGTTGGACCACGCCTGGTCTCTGGTTAAGCCCGGTGGGCGGATGGTCTTCTGCACCTGTAGCCTGCTTCCTGACGAAGGTGAGGTGCAAATCGACGAGGCGCTGGAGCGTCATGGTGACATGATCGTGGACCGCGCAGCGCTTGACCTTCCGGGCATCGATCCAGTGTGGATTTCGTCCGAAGGTGGTTTGCGCTTGCGGCCCGATTTCTGGGCCGAGCAGGGCGGGATGGACGGATTTTATATCGTTTGCCTGCGCAAAGCCGCCTAA
- a CDS encoding DUF1674 domain-containing protein, with protein sequence MPDAPVPPTPEPEPDLPPAAQRALAEAEARRAAARELELPPELGGRNGPEPVRYGDWEKKGIAVDF encoded by the coding sequence ATTCCCGATGCCCCGGTTCCCCCCACACCGGAGCCTGAGCCCGATCTGCCACCTGCTGCCCAGCGCGCACTGGCCGAAGCAGAAGCGCGCCGAGCCGCTGCAAGAGAGTTGGAATTACCGCCCGAGTTGGGTGGCCGTAATGGTCCCGAACCTGTTCGCTACGGTGATTGGGAAAAGAAAGGGATCGCGGTCGATTTTTGA
- a CDS encoding dihydrodipicolinate reductase, with protein MQRTIITVVAAVLACATPAAAELSKVESAAEFKRLVSGKTLTRPLVRLTVGANGVISGKGAAWPVTGSWTWKNGYFCRTIEWGGDDLGYNCQQVNASSDRIRFTSDQGAGDSAEFSLR; from the coding sequence ATGCAACGAACAATTATTACGGTTGTGGCTGCCGTACTGGCATGCGCGACACCGGCCGCTGCGGAGCTTTCGAAAGTAGAGAGCGCAGCTGAATTCAAACGACTGGTAAGCGGTAAAACCCTTACCCGCCCGCTGGTTCGGCTAACCGTTGGTGCGAACGGGGTGATATCAGGAAAAGGCGCAGCTTGGCCTGTAACTGGCAGTTGGACATGGAAAAACGGCTATTTCTGCCGCACTATTGAATGGGGCGGCGACGATCTGGGATATAATTGCCAGCAGGTGAACGCCTCGTCTGACCGTATCAGATTTACTTCGGATCAAGGCGCTGGAGACAGCGCTGAATTCTCTTTGCGCTGA
- the dapB gene encoding 4-hydroxy-tetrahydrodipicolinate reductase, with product MAQTTGITITGVSGRMGQMLVREVAMRADTHLFGAVERPGHDWIGKDLGEAMGGASNGVMVTDDADAAIAGADAVIDFTAPQATLAFAKSVAKAGVVHVIGTTGMSAEEIAQLAEPAKGAVIVRAGNMSLGVNLLTLLTRKVAAALDEDFDIEIIESHHNQKVDAPSGTALMLGEAAAEGRGVKLTDVSDSGRDGITGARKRGDIGFSAIRGGDIVGEHDVMFAGAGERIILRHIASDRALFARGALKAAVWGRGRAPGEYDMLDVLGLND from the coding sequence ATGGCACAGACAACAGGTATCACCATTACAGGCGTCTCGGGGCGAATGGGGCAAATGCTGGTGCGCGAGGTCGCAATGCGAGCAGACACCCACCTGTTTGGCGCGGTCGAGCGCCCGGGTCATGACTGGATCGGGAAGGATCTGGGCGAGGCTATGGGCGGCGCGTCGAATGGGGTGATGGTGACTGATGACGCAGACGCTGCCATCGCTGGCGCGGACGCCGTGATTGATTTTACTGCCCCACAGGCCACTCTGGCGTTTGCTAAATCGGTTGCAAAAGCAGGTGTTGTCCACGTCATAGGTACGACAGGCATGAGCGCTGAGGAAATTGCGCAGCTTGCCGAACCTGCAAAGGGCGCCGTTATCGTGCGCGCAGGCAACATGAGCCTTGGCGTGAATCTGCTGACCCTGCTGACCCGCAAAGTTGCGGCCGCGCTGGATGAAGACTTTGACATCGAAATTATCGAATCACACCACAACCAGAAGGTCGATGCGCCTTCTGGTACTGCGCTGATGCTTGGCGAAGCGGCGGCGGAAGGCCGCGGCGTGAAGCTGACGGATGTCAGCGATTCGGGCAGAGACGGTATCACTGGTGCCCGCAAGCGTGGTGATATCGGTTTTTCCGCGATTCGCGGCGGTGACATCGTTGGTGAGCATGACGTCATGTTTGCCGGCGCAGGAGAGCGGATCATCCTGCGGCACATCGCATCTGATCGGGCATTGTTTGCGCGCGGGGCGCTTAAGGCGGCTGTCTGGGGTCGGGGCCGCGCGCCGGGCGAATATGACATGCTGGATGTGCTTGGATTGAATGACTAA
- the rbfA gene encoding 30S ribosome-binding factor RbfA, translating to MAKNKSYEGAGPTQRQLRVGETIRRALSDVLARGDVHDPDLNRMSITVGEVRTSNDLKVATAYVLPLGGIGQEDVLKLLGRNKHELRKLVAKKLTLKFSPELRFQLDRTFDQMDETRRMLAQDVVRRDADAPDDGTLEE from the coding sequence ATGGCAAAGAACAAATCTTATGAGGGCGCAGGCCCCACCCAGCGACAACTGCGCGTCGGCGAAACGATTCGCCGCGCACTCAGTGATGTTCTGGCGCGTGGCGATGTGCATGACCCCGATCTCAACCGCATGTCCATCACCGTAGGCGAAGTGCGTACCTCCAATGACCTTAAGGTAGCGACAGCTTATGTGCTGCCTTTGGGCGGCATCGGGCAAGAGGACGTGCTCAAGCTTCTGGGCCGCAACAAGCATGAGTTGCGCAAACTGGTGGCAAAAAAGCTGACGCTCAAATTCTCGCCGGAACTACGTTTCCAGTTGGACCGCACATTTGACCAGATGGACGAGACGCGCAGAATGCTGGCCCAAGATGTTGTGCGCCGCGACGCAGACGCACCCGACGACGGGACACTGGAAGAGTGA
- a CDS encoding phosphodiester glycosidase family protein: protein MFALAQPALAADCREETYKGTEYAICEVDLNRDMLRLFLYEPESKRPFGYFGTLNAALEAQGFTLGFATNAGMYHDDRAPVGLYIEDGETYQGIVSNAGPGNFGLLPNGILCLRNRRADVIETLRYVEEAPECVSATQSGPMLVIDGALHPRFLRDSTSRFVRNGVGTSDDGKRAVFVISNSPVTFHAFGSFFKDHLELRNALYFDGNVSRLRAPDLGRNDIGFGALGPIIGVVEGQSLPAQDTE from the coding sequence ATGTTTGCGCTGGCACAGCCTGCGCTGGCCGCTGACTGCCGCGAAGAAACGTACAAAGGCACCGAATACGCAATTTGCGAAGTCGACCTGAACCGCGACATGCTCAGGCTGTTCTTGTACGAGCCTGAAAGCAAACGGCCCTTCGGATACTTCGGCACCTTGAACGCCGCGCTTGAAGCACAGGGATTTACGCTTGGGTTTGCGACAAATGCCGGCATGTATCACGACGACCGCGCGCCCGTTGGTTTGTATATTGAAGACGGCGAAACATATCAGGGCATTGTCAGCAACGCAGGCCCCGGCAACTTCGGACTTCTGCCCAACGGAATATTGTGCCTGCGCAACCGCCGCGCCGACGTGATAGAGACGTTGCGCTATGTCGAAGAAGCGCCCGAATGTGTCAGCGCTACGCAATCAGGCCCGATGCTGGTGATTGATGGCGCCTTGCACCCGCGTTTTTTGCGCGACTCGACCTCCCGTTTTGTCCGGAACGGTGTTGGAACCAGTGACGACGGAAAGCGCGCCGTTTTTGTAATTTCCAATTCACCCGTGACGTTCCACGCTTTCGGAAGCTTCTTCAAGGATCATCTGGAGCTGCGGAATGCGCTCTATTTCGATGGTAATGTCTCGCGGTTGCGGGCGCCAGACTTGGGGCGCAATGACATCGGCTTTGGCGCGCTTGGTCCGATTATCGGTGTGGTCGAAGGGCAAAGCCTGCCCGCGCAGGATACCGAATAA
- the truB gene encoding tRNA pseudouridine(55) synthase TruB — protein sequence MARKRKGRDISGWVVIDKPAGPTSTAVVNKVRWAFDARKAGHAGTLDPDATGVLAIALGEATKTVPYITDAMKAYVFTVRLGISTNTDDAEGEVIATSDLRPDDATIKEALHRFVGDIEQVPPQFSAVKIDGQRAYKRAREGETMEIAARPLFVESLIMLDRPDADHVTLEMVCGKGGYVRSIARDLGDVLGCKGHVRELRRTWSGPFDVDNAVTLAQIEELAKTPDLDAFLGPLEMGLQELPEVTASSEGAIKLRNGNPGMVFAKDVEYGDECWASHEGHAVAVGTFKSGELHPSRVFNTGE from the coding sequence ATGGCACGCAAACGCAAAGGGCGCGATATCTCCGGCTGGGTTGTGATCGACAAACCCGCTGGCCCCACGTCAACGGCGGTCGTAAACAAAGTCCGGTGGGCATTTGACGCGCGCAAGGCAGGCCACGCCGGTACATTGGACCCTGATGCAACGGGCGTCTTGGCCATCGCATTGGGCGAAGCGACAAAGACAGTGCCCTACATCACAGATGCCATGAAGGCGTATGTGTTCACTGTGCGTCTGGGTATTTCAACCAATACAGATGACGCAGAAGGTGAGGTCATCGCCACGTCCGACCTGCGGCCGGATGATGCCACGATCAAAGAGGCATTGCACCGCTTTGTCGGCGATATCGAACAGGTTCCACCACAGTTCTCTGCTGTGAAAATCGACGGGCAGCGCGCCTATAAGCGGGCGCGCGAAGGCGAAACTATGGAAATCGCGGCCCGCCCGCTATTTGTGGAAAGCCTGATCATGCTGGACCGGCCCGATGCCGATCACGTCACGCTTGAAATGGTGTGTGGCAAGGGTGGCTATGTCCGCTCGATCGCGCGGGACCTTGGTGATGTTCTGGGCTGTAAAGGACACGTCAGAGAGCTGCGCCGCACATGGTCCGGCCCATTTGATGTCGACAACGCCGTAACGCTGGCGCAGATTGAAGAACTTGCCAAAACACCCGACCTCGACGCCTTCCTTGGACCACTTGAGATGGGACTACAGGAGTTGCCGGAGGTTACGGCAAGCAGCGAAGGGGCTATCAAGCTGCGCAACGGCAACCCCGGCATGGTCTTCGCGAAAGATGTGGAATACGGTGATGAATGCTGGGCTTCTCACGAGGGGCATGCCGTGGCCGTAGGCACCTTCAAATCAGGAGAACTGCATCCTTCGCGTGTATTTAACACCGGCGAATGA
- a CDS encoding DUF1643 domain-containing protein encodes MITRSHIKGDAPSTAVYSDCERYRYSLTRIWDVAGPRVTFIMLNPSTATEVQNDPTIHRCEQRARILGFGGFCAVNIFALRATDPRDMRAAADPEGPDNARALDEAAKWADTVIAAWGVHAEHRNQGPVVAQRLRTQGNTLHHLGLTKAGHPRHPLYLPYSATPQVWTSND; translated from the coding sequence ATGATTACCCGCAGCCATATCAAAGGGGATGCACCGTCAACGGCGGTGTATTCCGACTGCGAACGCTACCGCTACAGCCTGACGCGGATTTGGGATGTAGCAGGCCCGCGCGTGACCTTCATCATGCTTAACCCCTCCACCGCGACAGAGGTGCAGAACGATCCAACCATTCATCGTTGCGAACAGCGCGCCCGGATTTTGGGATTTGGCGGATTTTGTGCAGTTAACATTTTTGCGCTGCGCGCCACTGATCCACGTGACATGCGCGCGGCAGCAGATCCGGAGGGACCGGACAATGCACGTGCGCTGGATGAAGCCGCCAAGTGGGCGGATACAGTCATTGCCGCATGGGGCGTGCACGCCGAGCACCGCAATCAGGGTCCAGTCGTGGCGCAGCGCCTACGCACGCAGGGAAACACGTTGCATCATCTTGGCCTGACAAAGGCCGGTCACCCTCGCCACCCGCTATACCTTCCCTACAGTGCCACACCTCAGGTTTGGACAAGCAACGATTGA
- a CDS encoding calcium-binding protein: MLWLAGLMGVMAVGAVAFVDPYAMADDGDDQPEPSANPPSNDALSASDTVSSDEAITPEDPFEPAYDPRGGDDGAILPPLVLSAEHQVTLTDGTDSDDRLEGTDGDDRMRGLEGADELNGGVGNDELRGEAGDDTLRGNEGSDTLHGNDGSDDMYGGSDDDALFGHNARDTLVGAAGNDALQGSADNDLLHGNEGDDTLQGGLDDDTLIGGAGADVMFGGWGNDMLSGIMDDAIAHDDATSDFLNGGGGDDSILAGAGDIITSGEGADEIVLGSWIADGEAAHIMDYAVEDDSIVLVWDDSAADSVEPRVTLSADPDASDQTLVLMDGSVIATVNGTDLMPGDIALIPLSTATQVGLAAG, encoded by the coding sequence ATGCTTTGGTTAGCTGGATTAATGGGCGTTATGGCAGTTGGCGCAGTTGCCTTCGTTGATCCGTATGCCATGGCTGATGACGGGGACGACCAACCGGAACCCTCCGCCAATCCTCCCTCCAACGATGCGTTATCGGCCAGCGACACTGTCAGTTCGGATGAAGCAATCACTCCTGAGGACCCGTTTGAGCCAGCTTACGATCCGCGTGGCGGAGATGACGGCGCTATTTTGCCACCCCTCGTTCTGTCAGCAGAACACCAGGTAACGCTCACCGACGGGACGGACAGCGACGACCGGCTTGAAGGCACAGACGGCGACGACCGGATGCGCGGCTTGGAAGGCGCCGATGAACTCAACGGCGGAGTTGGCAACGATGAGCTGCGCGGCGAAGCAGGCGACGATACGCTACGCGGGAACGAGGGATCGGATACCTTGCACGGGAACGATGGCAGCGATGATATGTACGGCGGCAGCGATGATGACGCCCTATTCGGACATAACGCCAGAGATACGCTCGTTGGCGCAGCTGGTAATGACGCGCTGCAAGGGTCGGCTGATAATGACCTCCTTCATGGCAACGAAGGGGATGACACCCTACAAGGCGGGCTGGACGATGATACGCTGATCGGCGGCGCAGGTGCGGATGTCATGTTTGGCGGCTGGGGCAATGACATGCTCAGCGGAATTATGGACGATGCTATAGCTCATGATGACGCCACCAGTGATTTTCTGAATGGCGGCGGTGGAGATGACAGTATCCTTGCCGGAGCCGGAGATATCATCACCAGCGGTGAGGGCGCTGATGAGATCGTGCTGGGCAGCTGGATAGCCGACGGTGAAGCGGCCCATATCATGGACTATGCCGTCGAGGACGACAGCATTGTGCTGGTTTGGGATGATAGTGCCGCAGATAGTGTTGAGCCGCGGGTAACCCTATCAGCCGATCCCGATGCATCTGATCAGACCCTTGTGTTGATGGACGGGTCAGTCATTGCAACCGTCAATGGCACGGACCTAATGCCAGGCGATATCGCTCTGATCCCTCTCAGCACGGCCACTCAGGTGGGCCTAGCCGCAGGTTAA
- the rpsO gene encoding 30S ribosomal protein S15 yields the protein MSITKEEKARIMSEFGAKEGDTGSPEVQVAVLSSRIATLTEHFKTHKKDNHGRRGLLKMVATRRKLLDYVKSKDDARYQDLIKRLGLRR from the coding sequence ATGTCGATTACGAAAGAAGAAAAAGCCCGCATCATGAGCGAATTCGGCGCCAAAGAAGGCGATACCGGTTCCCCAGAAGTGCAGGTTGCTGTTCTCAGCTCACGCATCGCAACGCTGACCGAGCACTTCAAAACGCATAAAAAAGACAACCACGGCCGCCGTGGCTTGCTGAAAATGGTCGCAACGCGCCGTAAGCTTCTGGACTATGTTAAGTCCAAAGACGATGCACGTTACCAAGACCTGATCAAACGTCTGGGCCTGCGCCGCTAA
- a CDS encoding aminopeptidase P family protein, with protein sequence MERPEFYRFHQGEKTLPFESQEYESRLTKLRSDMAENGIDVCVFTSMHNIAYYSGFLYCAFGRPYALVVTPTDAVTISAGIDAAQPWRRSHGDNITYTDWQRNNYWRAILSVTGTGQAIGFEADHLTLAQKSLLDTFLSPKTTTDVAPITMRQRMHKSDAEIDLIRACAQVADVGGYAVREAVKAGIREIDVAMAGRYAMEREIANRFPDAEYRDTWVWFQSGINTDGAHNPVTSRTLQSGDILSLNTFPMISGYYTALERTMFVETVDADSLKLWEANVAAHELGMSLLRPGVSCAAVTEQINAFFAERDLLQYRTFGYGHSFGILSHYYGREAGLELREDIDTVLEAGMVISMEPMLTVPEGKAGAGGYREHDILVITEDGSNNITGYPYGPDFNVIS encoded by the coding sequence ATGGAACGTCCAGAATTTTATCGTTTCCATCAGGGGGAGAAAACGCTTCCCTTTGAATCTCAAGAATATGAAAGCCGTCTGACAAAGCTTCGTTCAGATATGGCGGAAAACGGCATCGATGTTTGCGTATTCACCTCGATGCACAACATCGCATATTATTCGGGTTTTCTGTATTGTGCATTCGGCCGTCCCTACGCGTTGGTGGTCACTCCCACGGATGCGGTGACAATCAGTGCAGGCATTGACGCCGCACAGCCGTGGCGGCGCAGCCATGGGGACAATATCACCTACACGGATTGGCAGCGAAACAACTATTGGCGTGCCATTTTGTCGGTGACCGGAACGGGGCAGGCGATCGGATTCGAAGCAGATCACCTGACGCTTGCACAAAAATCATTGCTAGATACCTTCCTGTCTCCGAAAACGACAACCGATGTTGCCCCTATCACGATGCGGCAACGGATGCATAAATCAGACGCCGAAATTGATCTCATCCGAGCTTGCGCCCAAGTGGCCGATGTCGGCGGATATGCCGTGAGAGAAGCAGTCAAGGCAGGCATCCGTGAGATTGACGTGGCCATGGCTGGACGTTACGCAATGGAGCGGGAAATCGCAAACCGCTTCCCCGACGCTGAATATCGCGACACGTGGGTTTGGTTTCAGTCCGGCATCAATACGGATGGCGCTCACAACCCCGTCACATCGCGGACCCTACAATCCGGCGACATCCTAAGCCTGAACACCTTCCCGATGATTAGCGGATATTACACCGCGCTGGAGCGCACGATGTTTGTCGAAACCGTTGACGCCGATAGCTTGAAGTTATGGGAGGCGAATGTCGCAGCCCATGAATTGGGCATGAGCCTATTGAGGCCCGGCGTCAGCTGCGCGGCTGTAACCGAGCAGATCAACGCCTTCTTTGCGGAGCGCGATCTGCTGCAATACCGCACATTTGGGTATGGGCATTCGTTCGGTATCCTATCGCACTATTACGGACGCGAAGCAGGTTTGGAGCTGCGCGAAGACATTGATACGGTACTGGAAGCAGGCATGGTCATTTCGATGGAGCCGATGTTGACCGTGCCTGAGGGCAAGGCAGGCGCGGGCGGCTACCGCGAACATGACATTCTGGTCATCACCGAAGATGGAAGCAATAACATCACGGGTTATCCTTACGGGCCGGATTTCAACGTAATTTCCTGA